From Methanothrix sp., the proteins below share one genomic window:
- a CDS encoding DUF6125 family protein — protein MNADPGLDDRDVVEYFKRSYRAVDGLWFMKVEERYGFDTALEIDDDVWRVMPKIQARALKSMMNESEGLESLTRCFAAKLSFEDFEFKSSSDGRCVSFQVRRCPWHEIMVRAGRAELNERVGSRICWSELEVWASEFGEGIVPRRGRRICRGDEICEIEFELKNGAEH, from the coding sequence ATGAATGCAGATCCCGGGCTCGATGATAGGGATGTTGTAGAGTACTTCAAGCGCAGCTACAGAGCCGTCGACGGACTGTGGTTTATGAAGGTCGAGGAGCGCTACGGCTTCGATACCGCTCTTGAGATAGATGATGATGTCTGGAGGGTGATGCCGAAGATACAGGCGCGAGCCCTGAAGTCGATGATGAATGAGTCAGAGGGTCTGGAGTCTCTTACGAGATGCTTCGCAGCAAAGCTCTCCTTTGAGGACTTCGAGTTCAAAAGCTCATCGGACGGGAGATGTGTCAGTTTCCAGGTGAGAAGATGCCCATGGCATGAGATCATGGTCAGAGCTGGGAGAGCTGAGCTTAACGAGCGCGTCGGATCCAGGATATGCTGGAGCGAGCTGGAGGTCTGGGCATCAGAGTTCGGCGAGGGGATCGTTCCGAGAAGGGGCAGAAGGATCTGCAGAGGAGATGAGATCTGCGAGATCGAGTTTGAGCTTAAGAATGGAGCGGAGCATTAG
- a CDS encoding AsnC family transcriptional regulator, with protein MDEIDLRILAALQESFPLVERPFLELAESLGIEEDELIRRVSRLKELGLIRRIGPILDLRRLGMSGVLVAMKVSPEDADSVSSVVNGYDEVSHNYLRPNDSGYNLWFTISAPAERADEIISEIKRRTGREMLVLPTIRIFKIGVKFDII; from the coding sequence TTGGATGAGATCGATCTGAGGATCCTCGCAGCGCTCCAGGAATCGTTTCCTCTTGTCGAGAGACCCTTTCTGGAGCTCGCGGAGAGCCTGGGCATCGAGGAGGATGAGCTCATAAGAAGAGTCTCCAGGCTGAAGGAGCTCGGGCTCATCCGCAGGATCGGGCCGATTCTGGATCTGAGACGCCTCGGCATGAGCGGAGTTCTCGTCGCGATGAAGGTATCTCCTGAAGATGCAGATAGCGTGAGCTCTGTTGTGAACGGGTACGATGAGGTATCGCACAACTATCTCAGGCCGAACGATAGCGGCTACAATCTTTGGTTCACCATATCAGCACCTGCGGAGCGTGCTGATGAGATAATATCGGAGATAAAGAGGAGGACCGGGCGGGAGATGCTCGTGCTCCCGACCATCAGGATTTTCAAGATAGGAGTCAAGTTTGACATCATTTGA
- a CDS encoding radical SAM protein → MLLVAWESTGACNLSCSYCRASAEPAPSANELSTDEIKRLIREIAPLGAMLIISGGEPLLRSDLFEVAKYAVNSGVRVSLATNGTLITPEIVDRILLSGISRVSISLDGASAETNDATRGEGSFDLALRGMRALSGRVEFQINMTVTPRNADDLDPLLDLAEREGAAAVHVFFMVPTGRGRAVDGISPEMQRSLLDRIASEERSIEIRPTCAPQYGRVLVEKGRSQGHSAGGCIAGIRFVFISRTGEVFPCGYFPVSAGSIRESSFSEIWSGSQLLKDLRERKLKGRCGSCGHVRTCGGCRARAYALTGDYLAEDPACAWRGSIG, encoded by the coding sequence ATGCTGCTCGTAGCCTGGGAGTCGACAGGAGCCTGCAACCTGAGCTGCAGCTACTGCAGGGCGTCTGCCGAGCCGGCGCCATCTGCAAACGAGCTAAGCACAGATGAGATCAAGCGCCTGATCAGAGAGATCGCCCCCCTAGGGGCGATGCTGATAATCTCCGGAGGCGAGCCCCTGCTCCGGTCAGATCTCTTCGAGGTTGCGAAGTACGCAGTGAACTCCGGAGTCAGGGTCTCCCTCGCCACAAACGGCACGCTCATAACACCTGAGATCGTGGACCGGATTCTTCTCTCAGGGATATCCAGGGTGAGCATAAGTCTTGATGGAGCTAGCGCCGAGACGAACGACGCGACGAGAGGAGAGGGCTCTTTTGATCTGGCCCTCCGCGGCATGCGGGCGCTGAGTGGGAGGGTTGAGTTCCAGATCAACATGACGGTCACACCAAGAAACGCCGATGACCTGGATCCACTTCTGGATCTCGCAGAGAGGGAGGGCGCGGCAGCTGTGCACGTATTCTTCATGGTACCCACAGGCAGGGGCAGAGCTGTGGATGGCATCTCGCCGGAGATGCAGAGATCCCTTCTTGATAGAATCGCATCGGAAGAGCGATCGATCGAGATCCGTCCCACGTGCGCGCCGCAGTACGGAAGGGTGCTCGTGGAGAAGGGCCGATCACAGGGGCACAGCGCTGGAGGATGCATAGCGGGAATAAGGTTTGTTTTCATCTCGAGAACTGGAGAGGTCTTTCCGTGCGGCTACTTCCCTGTATCAGCGGGCAGCATACGCGAGAGCTCTTTCTCGGAGATATGGAGCGGCTCACAGCTCCTGAAAGATCTCAGGGAGCGAAAGCTGAAGGGCAGATGCGGGAGCTGCGGTCATGTAAGAACGTGCGGCGGCTGCAGAGCGAGGGCATATGCGCTCACCGGCGATTATCTGGCGGAGGATCCGGCATGCGCCTGGAGGGGATCCATTGGATGA
- the trxA gene encoding thioredoxin — translation MTSFEEVEDLDKPVLIDFFATWCGPCRMQTPIMEELEKKYGGRIEIKKVDVDSNVELANRYNIMVVPTIVLEKDGKEVRRWLGVTSKEELSRAIDEIL, via the coding sequence TTGACATCATTTGAGGAGGTTGAAGATTTGGACAAACCTGTGCTGATAGATTTCTTCGCGACCTGGTGCGGCCCCTGCAGGATGCAGACGCCTATAATGGAGGAGCTGGAGAAGAAGTACGGCGGGAGGATAGAGATCAAAAAGGTAGATGTCGACAGCAACGTGGAGCTCGCGAACAGGTACAATATCATGGTGGTGCCGACGATAGTTCTTGAGAAGGACGGCAAGGAGGTGCGCCGCTGGCTTGGCGTCACGTCCAAAGAGGAGCTGAGCAGGGCGATCGATGAGATACTCTAG